In Paractinoplanes brasiliensis, the following proteins share a genomic window:
- the carA gene encoding glutamine-hydrolyzing carbamoyl-phosphate synthase small subunit codes for MSKAILVLEDGRTFTGLAYGALGETFGEAVFTTGMTGYQETLTDPSYHRQVVVQTAPQIGNTGVNEEDDESSKIWVAGYVVRDPARRPSNWRSTGDLGERLAAEGVVGISGIDTRALTRHLRSRGAMRVGISSVDLDPQSLLARVQSSPQMVGADLSAEVTTSSRYTVEAVGEHRYTVAALDLGIKRNVSQRLAARGVTTHIFPATSTIDELLAVSPDAVFFSPGPGDPATADGPVALAQEVMRRQKPLFGICFGSQILGRALGFGTYKLGYGHRGINQPVLDKTTGKVEVTSHNHGFAVDAPLNTVIGTEFGGVEVSHVCLNDNVVEGLRGIEVPAFTVQYHPEAAAGPHDADYLFDRFVELVEKKG; via the coding sequence GTGAGTAAAGCGATCCTCGTTCTCGAGGACGGGCGTACGTTCACCGGTCTCGCTTACGGCGCGCTGGGTGAGACGTTCGGCGAGGCCGTCTTCACCACCGGCATGACCGGGTATCAGGAGACCCTGACCGACCCGTCCTACCACCGGCAGGTCGTCGTGCAGACCGCGCCGCAGATCGGCAACACCGGCGTCAACGAGGAGGACGACGAGTCCTCCAAGATCTGGGTCGCGGGTTACGTCGTACGGGATCCGGCTCGCCGGCCCTCGAACTGGCGCTCGACCGGTGATCTGGGGGAGCGGCTGGCGGCCGAGGGTGTCGTCGGCATCAGCGGGATCGACACGCGGGCGTTGACGCGGCACTTGCGCTCACGCGGGGCGATGCGGGTCGGCATCTCCTCGGTCGACCTGGACCCGCAGTCGCTGCTGGCCCGGGTGCAGTCCTCGCCGCAGATGGTGGGGGCGGACCTGTCGGCCGAGGTGACCACGTCCTCCCGGTACACCGTGGAAGCTGTCGGCGAGCATCGCTACACCGTCGCCGCGCTCGATCTCGGGATCAAGCGGAACGTCTCGCAGCGGCTCGCCGCGCGGGGCGTGACGACGCACATCTTCCCGGCCACCTCGACGATCGACGAGCTGCTCGCGGTCTCGCCCGACGCCGTGTTCTTCTCGCCCGGCCCCGGCGACCCGGCCACCGCCGACGGCCCGGTGGCGCTGGCCCAAGAGGTCATGCGCCGGCAGAAGCCGCTGTTCGGCATCTGCTTCGGCAGCCAGATCCTGGGCCGCGCGCTCGGCTTCGGCACCTACAAGCTCGGGTACGGCCACCGCGGGATCAACCAGCCGGTGCTCGACAAGACCACCGGCAAGGTCGAGGTGACCAGCCACAACCACGGCTTCGCGGTCGACGCGCCGCTCAACACCGTGATCGGCACAGAGTTCGGCGGGGTCGAGGTCTCGCACGTCTGCCTCAACGACAACGTGGTCGAGGGCCTGCGGGGGATCGAGGTCCCCGCGTTCACTGTCCAGTACCACCCCGAGGCCGCCGCCGGCCCGCACGACGCCGACTACCTGTTCGACAGGTTCGTCGAGCTCGTGGAAAAGAAGGGCTGA
- a CDS encoding quinone-dependent dihydroorotate dehydrogenase codes for MTLFESAVRPVLFRLGGGDAETAHEFTLKRLAALPAPVRAALKRRYATAKPVEAFGVTFPNPVGLAAGMDKNGVALPAWPALGFGFVEAGTVTAHAQPGNDKPRLFRLRDSRAIINRMGFNNAGAAALAERLRALGPIGVPLGVSLGKSKVTPLGEAVEDYLSSYRLLHPYADYIAVNVSSPNTPGLRTLQDKGAIAELLGALRGETPVLVKIAPDLTEPAIAELLEVCLSHGAAGVIATNTTLAREGLAAADQPLAGEAGGLSGAPLTEKARKIVHFVHAETDGKLPIVGVGGVMCADDAARLFDAGAALVQLYSGFIYHGPALVRAAARSI; via the coding sequence GTGACCTTGTTCGAGTCCGCCGTCCGGCCGGTGCTGTTCCGGCTGGGCGGCGGGGACGCCGAGACGGCGCACGAGTTCACGCTCAAGCGCCTGGCCGCGCTGCCTGCCCCGGTGCGCGCCGCGCTGAAGAGGCGCTATGCCACGGCCAAGCCGGTCGAGGCGTTCGGCGTGACGTTCCCCAACCCGGTCGGGCTCGCGGCCGGCATGGACAAGAACGGCGTCGCGCTGCCGGCCTGGCCCGCGCTCGGGTTCGGCTTCGTCGAGGCCGGCACGGTCACCGCGCACGCGCAGCCCGGCAACGACAAGCCGCGCCTGTTCCGGCTGCGGGACAGCCGGGCGATCATCAACCGGATGGGCTTCAACAACGCGGGGGCGGCCGCGCTGGCCGAGCGGCTGCGCGCGCTGGGCCCGATCGGGGTGCCGCTGGGGGTGTCGCTCGGCAAGTCCAAGGTCACCCCGCTGGGTGAAGCCGTCGAGGACTACCTGAGCTCGTACCGGCTGCTGCACCCGTACGCGGACTACATCGCGGTCAACGTGTCGTCGCCCAACACGCCCGGCCTGCGGACCCTGCAGGACAAGGGCGCCATCGCGGAGCTGCTGGGGGCGTTGCGCGGGGAGACCCCCGTACTGGTGAAAATCGCCCCGGATCTCACCGAGCCGGCCATCGCCGAGCTGCTCGAGGTGTGCCTGAGCCACGGCGCGGCCGGTGTGATCGCGACCAACACGACCCTGGCCCGCGAGGGTCTGGCGGCTGCCGACCAGCCGCTGGCTGGTGAGGCGGGCGGGCTCTCCGGGGCGCCGCTGACCGAGAAGGCGCGCAAGATCGTCCACTTCGTCCACGCCGAGACCGACGGCAAGCTGCCGATCGTCGGCGTCGGCGGCGTGATGTGCGCCGACGACGCCGCGCGGCTGTTCGACGCGGGCGCCGCGCTGGTGCAGTTGTACAGCGGGTTCATCTATCACGGCCCCGCGCTGGTGCGAGCGGCGGCGCGTTCGATATGA
- a CDS encoding NUDIX hydrolase — protein MPRYARRSARVLVIDSADRVLLLRLASRSQQEHAWYTPGGGVKWWERLQSAAARELHEEVGLAVRPRELRAVAFTSGHAELPFAKGLFRDDFFVHRVDRHEVDTSRHTAFERRTYTGFRWWLAGELATTDETVYPFRLADLLTDLVAGRETGLVSAGGAGLVELPWHHAS, from the coding sequence ATGCCTCGCTACGCCCGCCGTTCGGCCCGCGTCCTGGTGATCGACTCCGCCGACCGGGTGTTGCTGTTGCGGCTGGCGTCGCGCTCCCAGCAGGAGCACGCGTGGTACACGCCCGGCGGCGGAGTGAAGTGGTGGGAACGGCTGCAGTCGGCCGCCGCCCGTGAGCTGCACGAAGAGGTGGGGCTCGCGGTCCGGCCGCGCGAGTTGCGGGCGGTGGCGTTCACGAGTGGTCATGCCGAACTGCCGTTCGCGAAGGGCCTGTTCCGGGACGACTTTTTCGTGCACCGCGTCGACCGGCACGAAGTGGACACCAGCCGGCACACCGCGTTCGAGCGCCGGACCTACACGGGCTTCCGCTGGTGGTTGGCTGGGGAGCTGGCCACCACCGACGAGACCGTCTACCCGTTCCGCCTGGCCGACCTACTCACCGACCTCGTTGCGGGCCGCGAGACCGGACTCGTCTCGGCCGGCGGGGCCGGGCTCGTCGAGCTGCCATGGCATCACGCAAGCTGA
- a CDS encoding adenosylmethionine--8-amino-7-oxononanoate transaminase, with the protein MTDLLALDRAHVWHPYGPMPGRSEPYLVESAQDVRLRLADGRDVVDGMSSWWAAIHGYRHPVLDAALVEQSQRMSHVMFGGLTHEPAIRLATTLVDLAPDGLEHVFLCDSGSVGVEVAIKMALQAQLALGRPGRRKLATWRGGYHGDTFHPMSVCDPVGGMHSLWTGVLPPQIFAPAPPTGYDGSYAASLADLVERHADEIAAVIVEPVVQGAGGMRFHDPAYLRVLRDVTAAHGVFLIFDEIATGFGRTGSFFAAELAGVTPDIMCVGKALTGGYLTLAATLCTSEVAAAISAGEGGGLAHGPTFMGNPLACAVANASLGLLRSGDWASRVRVIESGLRAGLEPLRAAPGVADVRVLGAIGVVQLDHPVDMAKATAAAVEAGVWLRPFRDLIYTMPPFVTAAEDVDLIVSGIAAAVAAT; encoded by the coding sequence ATGACCGATCTGCTCGCCCTCGACCGGGCGCACGTCTGGCACCCGTACGGGCCGATGCCGGGACGCAGTGAGCCCTACTTGGTCGAGAGCGCGCAGGACGTACGGCTGCGGCTGGCCGACGGCCGGGACGTGGTCGACGGGATGTCGTCGTGGTGGGCGGCGATCCACGGCTACCGGCACCCCGTGCTCGACGCCGCGCTCGTCGAGCAGTCGCAGCGGATGAGCCACGTGATGTTCGGCGGGCTCACCCACGAGCCCGCGATCCGGCTTGCCACCACGCTGGTCGACCTCGCGCCGGACGGGCTGGAACACGTCTTCCTGTGCGATTCGGGCTCGGTCGGCGTGGAGGTCGCGATCAAGATGGCGCTGCAGGCCCAGCTCGCGCTGGGCCGGCCGGGGCGGCGCAAGCTCGCGACCTGGCGCGGCGGCTATCACGGCGACACGTTCCATCCGATGAGCGTGTGCGACCCGGTCGGCGGCATGCACTCGCTGTGGACCGGGGTGCTGCCGCCGCAGATCTTCGCCCCGGCCCCGCCGACCGGCTATGACGGCTCCTACGCCGCGTCCTTGGCCGACCTGGTGGAGCGGCACGCGGACGAGATCGCGGCCGTGATCGTCGAGCCGGTCGTGCAGGGCGCCGGGGGTATGCGGTTCCACGATCCGGCGTATTTGCGCGTCCTGCGGGACGTGACGGCCGCACACGGCGTCTTCTTGATCTTCGATGAGATCGCGACGGGCTTCGGCCGGACGGGGTCGTTCTTCGCCGCCGAGTTGGCCGGGGTGACGCCCGACATCATGTGCGTCGGGAAGGCGCTGACGGGCGGGTATCTGACCCTGGCGGCGACGCTGTGCACGTCCGAGGTGGCGGCGGCGATCTCGGCCGGTGAGGGCGGCGGGCTCGCGCACGGCCCCACCTTCATGGGCAACCCGCTGGCCTGCGCGGTGGCGAACGCGTCACTGGGCCTGTTGCGATCCGGTGACTGGGCCTCCCGCGTACGGGTGATCGAAAGCGGTCTGCGGGCCGGGCTCGAGCCGTTGCGGGCCGCGCCGGGGGTCGCCGACGTACGGGTGCTCGGCGCGATCGGGGTCGTGCAGCTGGACCATCCGGTCGACATGGCGAAGGCGACCGCCGCGGCCGTCGAGGCAGGGGTATGGCTGCGCCCGTTCCGCGACCTGATCTACACGATGCCGCCGTTCGTGACGGCCGCCGAGGACGTCGACCTGATCGTCTCGGGCATCGCCGCCGCGGTGGCGGCAACCTGA
- the pyrR gene encoding bifunctional pyr operon transcriptional regulator/uracil phosphoribosyltransferase PyrR → MASPRADASSKIILSESDLQRVVDRIAHQILEKTSGATGTVLLGIPTRGVPLARRLAARIHAFEGIDVPVGSLDITLYRDDLRLHATRALGKTELPGGGIDGRRVVLVDDVLFSGRTVRSALDALKDEGRPSSVQLAVLVDRGHRELPIRADYVGKNIPTSQAESVRVSLTEIDGLDEVKLIGGAQ, encoded by the coding sequence GTGGCATCGCCACGCGCCGACGCGTCCAGCAAGATCATCTTGAGCGAGTCCGACCTGCAGCGGGTCGTCGACCGCATCGCTCACCAGATTCTCGAAAAGACCTCCGGGGCCACCGGCACCGTGCTTCTCGGAATTCCCACTCGCGGAGTGCCGCTGGCTCGCCGGCTGGCCGCCCGCATTCACGCCTTCGAGGGCATCGACGTGCCGGTCGGGTCGCTCGACATCACCCTTTACCGCGACGACCTGCGGCTGCACGCGACCCGCGCGCTCGGCAAGACCGAGCTGCCCGGCGGCGGCATCGACGGACGGCGGGTGGTGCTCGTCGACGACGTGCTGTTCAGCGGGCGTACGGTCCGGTCCGCTCTCGACGCGCTGAAGGACGAGGGCCGGCCCAGCTCGGTGCAGCTCGCGGTGCTGGTCGACCGGGGGCACCGCGAGCTGCCGATCCGCGCCGACTACGTCGGCAAGAACATCCCGACCTCGCAGGCCGAGAGCGTCCGCGTGTCGCTGACCGAGATCGACGGCCTCGACGAGGTCAAACTCATCGGGGGAGCCCAGTGA
- a CDS encoding aspartate carbamoyltransferase catalytic subunit — protein sequence MIKHLRSAADLDAATATLILDTAGEMAALAGREVKKLPTLRGRTVVNLFYEDSTRTRISFEAAAKRLSADVINFSAKGSSVSKGESLKDTALTLQAMGADAVVIRHPASGAPHRLAAWVDGSVVNAGDGTHEHPTQALLDAYTMRSRLGRIDGLRVAIVGDVLHSRVARSNVLLLTTLGAQVTLVGPPTLIPVDIAAALSPKTEVSYDLDSVLPDMDVVMMLRVQTERMQDSYFPSAREYSRRYGLDLARMRKLPEHAIVMHPGPMNRGMEITPEVADSSRSTIVEQVANGVSARMAVLYLLLGGKA from the coding sequence GTGATCAAGCATTTGCGCTCGGCCGCCGACCTCGACGCGGCCACCGCCACCCTGATCCTGGACACGGCGGGCGAGATGGCGGCGCTGGCCGGCCGCGAGGTCAAGAAACTGCCGACACTGCGCGGCCGCACGGTGGTCAACCTCTTCTACGAGGACTCGACGCGCACCCGCATCTCGTTCGAAGCGGCGGCGAAGCGGCTCTCCGCCGACGTCATCAACTTCTCGGCCAAGGGTTCCAGCGTGTCGAAGGGCGAAAGCCTCAAGGACACCGCGTTGACCCTGCAGGCCATGGGGGCCGACGCGGTCGTGATCCGGCACCCCGCCTCGGGCGCGCCGCACAGGCTGGCCGCGTGGGTCGACGGGTCGGTGGTCAACGCGGGCGACGGCACCCACGAGCACCCGACGCAGGCGCTGCTCGACGCGTACACGATGCGCTCGCGCCTGGGCCGGATCGACGGCCTGCGCGTGGCCATCGTGGGTGATGTGCTTCACAGCCGGGTCGCTCGCTCCAACGTTCTGCTGCTCACGACGCTGGGCGCGCAGGTCACGCTGGTGGGCCCGCCGACGCTCATCCCCGTCGACATCGCCGCCGCGCTGTCGCCGAAGACAGAAGTGTCGTACGACCTCGATAGCGTCCTGCCCGACATGGACGTTGTGATGATGCTGCGGGTGCAGACCGAGCGCATGCAGGACTCGTACTTCCCGTCCGCCCGGGAGTACAGCCGCCGCTACGGTCTCGACCTCGCGCGCATGCGCAAGCTGCCGGAGCACGCGATCGTGATGCATCCCGGCCCGATGAACCGCGGCATGGAGATCACGCCCGAGGTGGCGGATTCGTCGCGCTCCACGATCGTCGAACAGGTCGCCAATGGGGTCAGCGCCCGGATGGCCGTTCTCTACCTGCTGCTTGGGGGCAAGGCATGA
- the carB gene encoding carbamoyl-phosphate synthase large subunit codes for MPKREDLKHVMVIGSGPIVIGQACEFDYSGTQACRVLRAEGIRVSLVNSNPATIMTDPEFADATYVEPITPEFVELVIAKERPDAILPTLGGQTALNTAVALHESGVLEKYGVELIGANIDAIRRGEDRQLFKDIVAKAGGETPRSRVCHSMDEVHATVAELGLPVVIRPSFTMGGLGSGMAHTNEDLERIAGTGLAASPVHEVLIEESVLGWKEYELELMRDKHDNVVVVCSIENVDPMGVHTGDSVTVAPAMTLTDREYQKLRDLGIAVLREVGVDTGGCNIQFAINPDNGRLVVIEMNPRVSRSSALASKATGFPIAKIAAKLAIGYTLDEIPNDITLKTPAAFEPALDYVVVKIPRFAFEKFPGADAELTTTMKSVGEAMSLGRNFAEALNKAMRSLETSAAGFWTKADPPGSLEDALSALRVPHDGRLYTVERALRLGATVEQVHEASGRIDPWFLDEIKALVDLRTEIMNAPVLDEELLRRAKRSGVSDKQLAALRPELAGEDGVRTLRHRLGVRPVYKTVDTCAAEFEANTPYHYSSYDEETEVAPSARPKVLILGSGPNRIGQGIEFDYSCVHAVMALRGVDFETVMVNCNPETVSTDYDTADRLYFEPLTFEDVFEVFHSEDSSGKATGGPGVVGVIVQLGGQTPLGLANRLKAAGVPIVGTSPESIDLAEHRGLFGAVLAKAGLRSPDHGTATSFDEAKTIADTIGYPVLVRPSYVLGGRGMEIVYDEPTLRGYIERATEISPDHPVLVDRFLDDAVEIDVDALCDETGEVYLGGVMEHIEEAGIHSGDSSCSLPPITLAGSHLAEVRRYTEAIARGVGVRGLLNVQYALKDDTLYVLEANPRASRTVPFVSKATAVPLAKAAARIMLGATIAELRAEGLLLPEGDGGIVPENAPIAIKEAVLPFKRFRTPAGHGVDSLLGPEMKSTGEVMGIDAGFGQAFAKSQAAAYGSLPTAGKIFVSVANRDKRAMVFPIKRLADLGFTIVTTAGTGEVLRRYGVVCEVVPKHYESPGKNAVELILAGEIAMIINTPSGARARNDGYEIRSAAVTADIPSITTVPGAAAAVMGIEALMRGDMTVRPLQEMHAALRDAK; via the coding sequence ATGCCGAAACGTGAAGATCTCAAGCACGTGATGGTGATCGGCTCCGGCCCGATCGTCATCGGCCAGGCCTGCGAGTTCGACTACTCCGGCACCCAGGCGTGCCGGGTGCTGCGGGCCGAGGGCATCCGCGTCTCGCTGGTCAACTCGAACCCGGCCACGATCATGACGGACCCCGAGTTCGCCGACGCCACGTACGTCGAGCCGATCACCCCGGAGTTCGTCGAGCTGGTCATCGCCAAGGAGCGCCCCGACGCGATCCTGCCCACGCTGGGCGGGCAGACCGCGCTCAACACCGCGGTCGCGCTGCACGAGAGCGGCGTCCTCGAGAAGTACGGCGTCGAGCTGATCGGCGCCAACATCGACGCCATCCGCCGCGGCGAGGACAGGCAGCTCTTCAAGGACATCGTGGCGAAGGCCGGGGGCGAGACCCCGCGCTCGCGCGTCTGTCACTCGATGGACGAGGTGCACGCGACGGTGGCCGAGCTCGGGCTGCCCGTGGTCATCCGGCCCTCGTTCACCATGGGTGGCCTCGGCTCGGGCATGGCCCACACCAACGAGGATCTGGAGCGCATCGCCGGCACGGGCCTGGCTGCCTCCCCGGTGCACGAGGTGCTCATCGAGGAGAGCGTGCTCGGCTGGAAGGAGTACGAGCTCGAGCTGATGCGCGACAAGCACGACAACGTCGTGGTCGTCTGCTCGATCGAGAACGTCGACCCGATGGGCGTGCACACCGGCGACTCGGTGACGGTGGCCCCGGCCATGACCCTGACCGACCGCGAGTACCAGAAGCTGCGTGACCTCGGCATCGCCGTGCTGCGCGAGGTCGGCGTGGACACCGGCGGCTGCAACATCCAGTTCGCGATCAACCCGGACAACGGGCGCCTGGTCGTCATCGAGATGAACCCGCGCGTGTCGCGGTCGTCGGCGCTCGCCTCGAAGGCGACCGGCTTCCCGATCGCCAAGATCGCGGCCAAGCTGGCCATCGGGTACACGCTCGACGAGATCCCCAACGACATCACCCTCAAGACGCCCGCGGCGTTCGAGCCCGCCCTCGACTACGTGGTGGTGAAGATCCCGCGGTTCGCGTTCGAGAAGTTCCCGGGGGCCGACGCGGAGCTGACCACCACGATGAAGTCGGTCGGCGAGGCGATGTCTCTCGGGCGCAACTTCGCCGAGGCCTTGAACAAGGCGATGCGGTCGCTGGAGACCTCCGCTGCCGGGTTCTGGACCAAGGCCGATCCTCCCGGCTCACTTGAGGACGCTCTGTCCGCTTTGCGGGTCCCGCACGACGGCCGGCTTTACACCGTCGAGCGGGCGCTGCGGCTGGGCGCCACGGTCGAGCAGGTGCACGAGGCCAGCGGCCGGATCGACCCGTGGTTCCTCGACGAGATCAAGGCGCTCGTCGACCTCCGTACGGAGATCATGAACGCGCCGGTGCTCGACGAGGAGCTGCTGCGCCGGGCCAAGCGCTCGGGTGTCTCCGACAAGCAGCTCGCGGCCCTGCGCCCCGAGCTCGCGGGCGAGGACGGCGTGCGCACACTGCGGCACCGCCTCGGCGTCCGCCCGGTCTACAAGACCGTCGACACCTGCGCGGCAGAGTTCGAGGCCAACACCCCGTACCACTACTCGTCGTACGACGAGGAGACCGAGGTGGCGCCGTCGGCCCGGCCCAAGGTGCTCATCCTCGGCTCCGGCCCCAACCGCATCGGCCAGGGCATCGAGTTCGACTACTCCTGCGTGCACGCGGTCATGGCGTTGCGCGGTGTCGATTTCGAGACCGTGATGGTCAACTGCAACCCCGAGACTGTCTCGACCGACTACGACACCGCCGACCGGCTCTATTTCGAGCCGCTCACCTTCGAGGACGTCTTCGAGGTCTTCCATTCCGAGGACTCCAGCGGCAAGGCAACCGGCGGCCCCGGCGTGGTCGGCGTCATCGTGCAGCTCGGCGGTCAGACCCCGCTCGGCCTGGCCAACCGGCTCAAGGCCGCGGGCGTCCCGATCGTCGGCACCTCGCCCGAGTCGATCGACCTGGCGGAGCACCGTGGCCTGTTCGGCGCGGTGCTGGCCAAGGCGGGCCTGCGCTCGCCCGACCACGGCACCGCGACCAGCTTCGACGAGGCCAAGACGATCGCCGACACGATCGGGTATCCCGTGCTGGTCCGCCCGTCGTACGTACTCGGCGGCCGTGGCATGGAGATCGTCTACGACGAGCCGACGCTGCGGGGCTACATCGAGCGGGCCACCGAGATCTCGCCGGACCACCCGGTGCTGGTCGACCGGTTCCTCGACGACGCGGTCGAGATCGACGTGGACGCGCTCTGCGACGAGACCGGCGAGGTCTACCTGGGTGGCGTGATGGAGCACATCGAGGAGGCCGGCATCCACTCCGGCGACTCGTCGTGTTCGCTGCCGCCGATCACCCTGGCCGGCTCGCATCTGGCCGAGGTGCGCCGCTACACCGAGGCGATCGCCCGCGGGGTCGGGGTGCGCGGCCTGCTCAACGTGCAGTACGCCCTCAAGGACGACACGCTCTACGTCCTCGAGGCCAACCCGCGCGCGTCCCGGACCGTCCCGTTCGTCTCCAAGGCGACCGCGGTGCCGCTCGCGAAGGCGGCCGCCCGGATCATGCTGGGCGCGACCATCGCCGAACTGCGGGCCGAAGGGCTGCTGCTGCCCGAGGGCGACGGCGGCATCGTGCCCGAGAACGCGCCGATCGCGATCAAGGAAGCGGTGCTGCCGTTCAAGCGGTTCCGCACCCCGGCCGGTCACGGCGTGGACAGCCTGCTCGGCCCAGAGATGAAGTCGACCGGCGAGGTGATGGGCATCGACGCCGGCTTCGGGCAGGCGTTCGCCAAGTCGCAGGCCGCTGCGTACGGGTCGCTCCCGACCGCCGGCAAGATCTTTGTGTCGGTGGCGAACCGGGACAAGCGGGCCATGGTCTTCCCGATCAAGCGGCTGGCCGATCTCGGCTTCACGATCGTCACCACGGCCGGCACCGGCGAGGTGCTGCGCCGGTACGGCGTGGTCTGCGAGGTCGTGCCCAAGCACTACGAGAGCCCGGGCAAGAACGCCGTCGAGCTGATCCTGGCCGGCGAGATCGCGATGATCATCAACACGCCGTCGGGCGCCCGCGCCCGCAACGACGGGTACGAGATCCGCAGCGCGGCGGTCACGGCGGACATCCCGAGCATCACCACGGTGCCGGGCGCGGCCGCCGCGGTGATGGGCATCGAGGCGCTGATGCGCGGCGACATGACAGTGCGCCCGCTGCAGGAGATGCACGCCGCTCTGCGGGACGCGAAGTGA
- a CDS encoding dihydroorotase translates to MTSYLLRGVSLLGATPRDLVIADGRISDKPDAEEIIDADGLVALPGLVDLHTHLREPGREDAETVETGSRSAALGGYTAVFAMANTSPVADTAGVVEQVWRLGREAGLVDVQPIGAVTVGLAGKQLAELGAMATSAANVRIFSDDGHCVADPRLMRRALEYVKAFDGIIAQHAEEPRLTEGAQMHEGEVSTRLGLTGWPAVAEEAIIARDVLLAEHVGSRLHVCHVSTAGSVEVLRQAKARGVRVTAEVTPHHLLLTDELAASYDPVYKVNPPLRTASDVEALRAALVEGVIDIVATDHAPHAVEDKECEWAYARPGMVGLETALPVVLSVLGEQWDLIAERMSRTPARIAGLTGHGTGLAVGDPANLTLVDPSARRVVDPAELASRSRNTPYAGTTLPGRIVATFLRGEPTVLDGKAVK, encoded by the coding sequence ATGACCTCTTACCTGCTTCGTGGTGTTTCCCTGCTGGGCGCCACGCCGCGCGATCTGGTGATCGCTGATGGGCGCATCTCGGACAAGCCGGACGCTGAGGAGATCATCGACGCCGACGGGCTGGTGGCGCTGCCGGGCCTGGTCGACCTGCACACCCACCTGCGCGAGCCCGGCCGGGAGGACGCCGAGACCGTCGAGACCGGCTCCCGCTCGGCGGCGCTGGGCGGCTACACGGCGGTCTTCGCCATGGCCAACACCTCGCCCGTCGCCGACACCGCGGGCGTGGTCGAGCAGGTCTGGCGCCTGGGCCGCGAGGCCGGCCTGGTCGACGTGCAGCCGATCGGCGCGGTCACCGTCGGGCTGGCTGGCAAGCAGCTGGCCGAGCTGGGCGCGATGGCGACCTCCGCGGCCAACGTGCGGATCTTCTCGGACGACGGGCACTGCGTCGCCGACCCCCGCCTGATGCGCCGCGCGCTGGAATACGTCAAGGCGTTCGACGGCATCATCGCCCAGCACGCCGAGGAGCCGCGGCTCACCGAGGGCGCGCAGATGCACGAGGGCGAGGTCAGCACCCGGCTCGGGCTCACCGGCTGGCCGGCCGTCGCCGAAGAGGCGATCATCGCGCGTGACGTGCTGCTGGCCGAGCACGTGGGCAGCCGCCTGCACGTCTGCCACGTCTCCACGGCCGGCTCGGTCGAGGTGCTGCGCCAGGCCAAGGCCCGCGGGGTTCGGGTGACGGCCGAGGTCACCCCGCATCACCTGCTGCTGACCGACGAGCTCGCCGCCTCCTACGACCCGGTCTACAAGGTCAACCCCCCGCTGCGTACGGCCTCCGACGTCGAGGCGTTGCGAGCCGCCCTGGTCGAGGGCGTGATCGACATCGTCGCGACCGACCACGCGCCGCACGCCGTGGAGGACAAGGAATGTGAATGGGCGTACGCCCGGCCGGGCATGGTGGGTCTCGAGACCGCCCTGCCGGTCGTGCTCTCGGTGCTGGGCGAGCAGTGGGATCTGATCGCCGAGCGCATGTCCCGGACGCCCGCGCGGATCGCGGGCCTGACCGGCCACGGCACCGGCCTGGCGGTCGGCGATCCGGCCAACCTCACGCTGGTGGACCCGTCTGCCCGGCGGGTCGTCGACCCGGCCGAGCTGGCGAGCCGCAGCCGCAACACACCGTACGCGGGCACCACCCTGCCGGGTCGCATCGTCGCGACCTTCCTCCGGGGAGAGCCGACGGTCCTCGATGGGAAGGCTGTTAAGTGA
- the bldD gene encoding transcriptional regulator BldD produces MPSEYAKSLGARLRSIRQQQGLSLQGVEEKSNGRWKAVVVGSYERGDRAVTVSRLAELADFYRVPVSELLPDGSGVRLEATNKIVLDLEKLYDTTGEDLAYVARYARAIQQQRGDYNGRVLSIRADDLRALAIVYDISPSGLIERLTEQGVLVADPRAFFAS; encoded by the coding sequence ATGCCGTCTGAGTATGCCAAGTCGCTGGGGGCGCGCCTGCGCTCCATCCGGCAGCAGCAGGGCCTGTCCCTGCAGGGTGTGGAAGAGAAGTCGAACGGCCGGTGGAAGGCCGTCGTGGTGGGGTCGTACGAGCGCGGCGACCGTGCCGTCACCGTCTCGCGCCTCGCCGAGCTGGCCGACTTCTACCGGGTCCCCGTCTCGGAACTGCTGCCCGACGGCAGCGGAGTCCGCCTCGAGGCGACCAACAAGATCGTGCTCGACCTCGAGAAGCTCTACGACACCACCGGCGAGGACCTCGCCTACGTCGCCCGTTACGCCCGCGCCATCCAGCAGCAGCGCGGCGACTACAACGGCCGCGTCCTCTCCATCCGCGCCGACGACCTGCGGGCGCTGGCCATCGTTTACGACATCTCGCCGTCGGGCCTGATCGAGCGCCTGACCGAGCAGGGCGTTCTCGTGGCCGACCCCCGGGCGTTCTTCGCCAGCTAG